The DNA region GTGATAAGGGCGGCGATGATCGGAATTCTGGTGTTTCAACTGTAGGTTACGGTGAAGATGACTCACAGTTAGGTGGTCCGTTTACTGGCGACGACAGTATTGTTTTTCGGTATGAAGCGAATGTGAGGAATTATTGGAAGGTTGAAACAAAGGATGTTTATACAGGTAAAGGGTGGATAGCTTCTGAGGCGAATCAAGTTCCATTTAGAAGTCAGGAATTAGTTCCGATTGCCTCTTACCCGCCGGAGGTAGAAACGACCGAGGATACAGCATCATTATCTTTGTATATGGAGTATAATCATCTAATCTATCCGGCAGGTATTCAAAGATTTGATCTCCCATTTAACTATTTTCTTGAAATAGATACATTTATGGAGAAAGTATCAATTTTTGATACGAATGCTAAGCCTGTTTTTCCTGATGCCTATACCGTTGAGTTTAAAGTTCCCAAATATAAGGCTAGCGATTTAAGAAAAACGACCGCGGTTGATGCTTCCCTAGCAGATACAGATTTATTTAGGAAGTATACTCAACTGCCAGAAGATATTCCAGCGAGTATTAAACAATTAGCAGAGGAAATTACAGCTGGCAAGACGAACTGGTTTGATAAGGCAAAGGCAGTCGAGCGATATTTTAGTGCCTCGGGGTTCAAATATGATCAAAAGAATGTGGCGATACCTGGGGATGAAGAAGACTATGTTGAACAATTTCTATTTGATACAAAAATAGGGTATTGTGATAATTTCTCGACGTCGATGGCTGTTATGCTTCGAACGCTTGGCATTCCGACCCGTTGGGTAAAAGGATATACGGGCGGAGAATTCATAAACTCCAGCAGTGAAAATTTATCGAGAGAGATTTATGAAGTGACGAACAATAATGCCCATTCTTGGGTGGAGGTCTATTTTCCCAATCAAGGCTGGGTCCCTTTTGAGCCGACAATGGGGTTCACAAATGAAGTTTCCATCAGTTACTTAAATGAAGATGGGACTCCGGATAGCACGGAAGTAACGGCACCGCCGGCAGCAAAGCCGCAAGAGGAACTCCCTTCAGATAACGATAGTAAAGCGAAACAGGAAAAATCCTTTGAGTTGAAACCATTTTGGGAGAACACTCAATCGTTTTTTAGGGAATATTGGAAACTGCTACTAATTAGTGTTATCGTTGCTGCGGCAGTAGCGGGGATTGTTTACCTTAATCGCGGAAAATGGGTCCCACGTTATTATTTACTTCGTTACCGGTTTAAGAAAAAGGATGATAGTATCGCAGAAGCCTATCTTGTTTTATTAGCCCAATTGGAACGATTAGGATTAAAGCGCAAAGAGAATCAAACGCTAAGAAGTTATGCCCGCTATATTGATTCCTTCTTTTCATCGAGAGAAATGTCGAGGATAACAAAACAATATGAGGAATACTTATATCATCAGCATCTCCCAGAGGGAAGCTGGAAAGAAACACATGAATTATGGGAAAATTTAATTAAAAAGACAATCGCTTGACCAGAAAAACAACCTACTGATACAATAGGCAGGAATTTAATATTACGTTTTCTTCATATATCCTCGAAAATATGGATCGAGAGTCTCTACCGGGTCGCCGTAAATGGCCTGACTATGAAGGCGGAAATTTCTGTTTTAGCATTCACAAGAAAACTAGAATTCTGCCTTCCTGACTTTTTTTGGAGGGCGAATGCTAGTTTTCTTTTTTTTCTGCAACTTTTTTACTGGTAATGTGAATACTAAGAGCACTATTTGGAAGAGGTGGCTAATTTGACAGGCATGAAAGATATGATCGTTGTTTTAGATTTTGGAAGCCAATATAATCAGTTGATTACACGCCGTATTCGGGAATTTGGGGTATATAGTGAACTGCACCCGCATACTATTACCGCAGAGGAAATTAGAAAAATGAATCCAAAAGGAATAATTTTTTCTGGCGGACCTAATAGCGTGTATGATGAAAATTCCTTTCGCTGTGATGAAGAGATTTTCGAAATGGGTCTGCCCATTTTAGGAATTTGCTATGGAATGCAATTAATGACTGTTCATTTTGATGGTAAGGTTGAAAAAGCAAAGAATCGCGAATATGGCAAGGCTGTTATGAACCTTGAACATCAGACAAAGCTGTTTAAAGATTTGCCTGAGGCGCAGACCGTCTGGATGAGCCATGGCGATTTAGTTGTCGAAGCACCGCAGGGTTTTAATGTAGATGGAACAAGCCCATCCTGTCCGATCGCTGCTATGAGTAATGAGGAACGAAAGCTTTATGCGGTTCAATTTCATCCAGAAGTGCGCCATTCTGTTTATGGTAATGAACTGCTTAAGAATTTTGTGTTTAACGTTTGTGGCAGTAGTGGAGATTGGTCGATGGAAAACTATATTGAAATGGAAATCGCCAAGATCCGTGAGCAGGTAGGCTCGAAGAAAGTCCTATGTGCACTTAGCGGCGGTGTAGATTCCTCCGTTGTTGCTGTACTCATTCATAAAGCAATCGGCAATCAACTTACATGTATTTTTGTTGACCATGGTCTGCTCCGTAAGAATGAGGCCGACCAAGTCATGGAGACTTTGGCAGAGGGTTTTCATATGAATGTAATTAAAGTAGATGCGAAAGACCGGTTCTTTTCAAAATTAGAAGGTGTTTCCGATCCAGAGCAGAAGCGGAAAATTATTGGAAATGAGTTTATTTATGTATTTGATGACGAAGCAACGAAGCTTGAGGGAATTGAATTTTTAGCTCAAGGTACGCTTTACACCGATATTATCGAAAGCGGTACGGCAACAGCACAAACAATTAAGTCTCATCATAATGTCGGCGGATTGCCTGAAGATATGCAGTTTACCTTGATTGAACCGCTAAAAACTTTGTTTAAAGATGAAGTTCGTGCACTTGGAACAGAGCTTGGAATGCCGGATGACATTGTTTGGAGACAGCCATTCCCAGGTCCAGGTCTTGGTATACGCGTACTTGGAGCAATTTCAGAGGATAAGCTTGAAATCGTCCGGGAATCGGATTGGATTCTTCGTGAAGAAATTAAAAAGGCAGGACTTGACCGTGAGATTTGGCAATATTTCACCGTGCTCCCGGATATCCGCAGTGTCGGTGTCATGGGTGACGCACGTACCTACGATTACACGATCGGTATTCGTGCAGTGACATCTATTGATGGGATGACGTCAGATTGGGCAAGAATTCCGTGGGATGTGCTGGAAGTGATTTCAACAAGAATTGTAAACGAAGTACCGCATGTAAACCGGGTCGTGTATGATATCACTAGCAAGCCGCCTGCAACGATAGAGTGGGAATAAAGAGTAAATTAAAATACGAACGATATTTATACTTTTATAATTATTGTTCGCATTTTATGTTTACAAGGTCGTATTTATCTGCTATTATAAAAAAGTATTTTAGGAATTACTATATTCATGCATCGTATAATATTGGGGATATGGCCCAAAAGTTTCTACCGAGCTACCGTAAATAGCTTGACTACGAGGCAGTGTTATAAAGCAGAGGCTCTCCCTCTATTTATCTACACATGCCAATAGTCAAGCGCTCCGGTAGAAGATACCGGAGCGTTTTTTTATTACAGCAAGATTCATAGGGGGAAGAAATATGCAAAAATATTTTCAGTTTAAAGAATTAGGAACGAGTTACCGTCAGGAATTTATCGGCGGCGTGACTACCTTTTTAGCGATGGCTTATATATTAGTAGTCAACCCGTTAACATTAACACTTGCTAGTGTAGAAGATTTACCAGATGCATTAAGAATGGATTATGGAGCGGTATTTGTTGCAACAGCATTGGCTGCAGCAATAGGTTCCATTGTGATGGGGTTACTTGGAAAGTACCCGCTTGCGTTAGCACCGGGTATGGGATTGAATGCATTCTTCGCATACACAGTTGTTTTAGGAAGTGGTATTCCTTGGGAGCATGCACTAGGAGCCGTATTTGTTTCCGGAGTGTTTTTCTTTATACTGACTATGACCGGTCTTCGTGAAAAACTTATTAACGCCATTCCTGTTGAGCTGAAGCATGCGGTTGGTGCAGGAATTGGATTATTCATTACGTTCGTTGGTTTGCAAAGCGCTCAAATTATAGTAAACAATGATGCTACACTTGTTGGATTAGGTGATTTGACAGCAGGTCCTACATTACTTGCGATATTTGGAATTGTCGTTACCGTTATTTTAATGACTAAAGGTGTTAAAGGCGGCGTATTTTATGGAATGATCATTACTGCTGTTGTAGGGATGCTTTTCAATTTAATAGATACTCCTGAAAAAATTGTTGATACTGTACCAAGCTTAGCTCCAACCTTTGGAGCAGCTATTACTTCATTAGGTGATAGTTCCTTTTATTCAACTGCAATGGTTGGTATCGTCCTTACCTTTTTATTCGTTGATTTCTTTGACAATGCAGGAACACTTGTAGCTGTAGCAAATCAAGCAGGTATGATTAAAGATAATAAATTACCGCGTGCTGGTCGGGCGCTAATCTCCGATTCTATTGCAACAACAGTCGGTGCGGTACTTGGAACATCAACGGTTACATCGTATGTAGAATCTTCTGCAGGGGTGGCAGCTGGGGCGAAAACTGGATTTGCGTCCTTGGTTACGGCAGGATTATTTATCCTATCACTATTTTTCTTCCCGTTGTTATCCGTTGTTACCGCAGCAGTCACGGCTCCTGCCTTAATTATTGTAGGAGTGCTGATGGCCGCGTCTTTAAGAAAAATTGATTGGTCTCGTTTTGAGATTGCCGTTCCATCGTTTTTGACGATGATTGTTATGCCGTTATCTTACAGTATTGCAACAGGGATCGCGGTCGGCTTTATCTTCTACCCAATTACCATGATTGTAAAAGGGAAAATGAAAGAAGTTCATCCAATCATGTATTTCTTCTTTGTTATCTTTATCCTGTATTTTATTTTCTTATAATAGTGTGGAGGGGCTGTGAATTTCACAGTCCCTTTTTTTGATTTATTAATTTCACGTAAAATTCATAATCTTTGCAATAAAAAATGTGTTTTTTTCGTCAACTTCAGTATGATTAATCATGTAAGGAGATAAAGAGTAAGGAGTGATTTGTAATGAATATCCTAAGCGTTCATGATCTGCGTAAAAGCTTTGGAGAGTTGGAGGCTGTGAAGGGGGTGTCCTTTACGGTTGAAAAAGGTGAATCTTTTAGTTTACTAGGTCCAAATGGAGCAGGGAAATCAACGATAATCAATATGATTACTGGTTTGTTTTCTCCAACAGCAGGAGCCATACATATAAACGATATCAATGTTGT from Neobacillus sp. FSL H8-0543 includes:
- a CDS encoding transglutaminaseTgpA domain-containing protein, producing the protein MKRDLPTFLLYALGFLLLWEWLRPIEQLTDTEGIEMFILFMLISFMCSFSKLRWIWQTAIKIGFILFAINRFYYEEGFFHFGWLFALISDFFSNMGLIFNRNWSELSNQFRSVLFFVLLWIMVYLIHYWLLNRQKIFIFFLMTIIYITVLDTFTLYEAQAAIVRTVIAGFAVMGMLTYYRILAKENVSTEPSMTGKWMRPLVLMITLCVAVGMLGPKLEPIWPDPVPYLKAAGDKGGDDRNSGVSTVGYGEDDSQLGGPFTGDDSIVFRYEANVRNYWKVETKDVYTGKGWIASEANQVPFRSQELVPIASYPPEVETTEDTASLSLYMEYNHLIYPAGIQRFDLPFNYFLEIDTFMEKVSIFDTNAKPVFPDAYTVEFKVPKYKASDLRKTTAVDASLADTDLFRKYTQLPEDIPASIKQLAEEITAGKTNWFDKAKAVERYFSASGFKYDQKNVAIPGDEEDYVEQFLFDTKIGYCDNFSTSMAVMLRTLGIPTRWVKGYTGGEFINSSSENLSREIYEVTNNNAHSWVEVYFPNQGWVPFEPTMGFTNEVSISYLNEDGTPDSTEVTAPPAAKPQEELPSDNDSKAKQEKSFELKPFWENTQSFFREYWKLLLISVIVAAAVAGIVYLNRGKWVPRYYLLRYRFKKKDDSIAEAYLVLLAQLERLGLKRKENQTLRSYARYIDSFFSSREMSRITKQYEEYLYHQHLPEGSWKETHELWENLIKKTIA
- the guaA gene encoding glutamine-hydrolyzing GMP synthase; protein product: MKDMIVVLDFGSQYNQLITRRIREFGVYSELHPHTITAEEIRKMNPKGIIFSGGPNSVYDENSFRCDEEIFEMGLPILGICYGMQLMTVHFDGKVEKAKNREYGKAVMNLEHQTKLFKDLPEAQTVWMSHGDLVVEAPQGFNVDGTSPSCPIAAMSNEERKLYAVQFHPEVRHSVYGNELLKNFVFNVCGSSGDWSMENYIEMEIAKIREQVGSKKVLCALSGGVDSSVVAVLIHKAIGNQLTCIFVDHGLLRKNEADQVMETLAEGFHMNVIKVDAKDRFFSKLEGVSDPEQKRKIIGNEFIYVFDDEATKLEGIEFLAQGTLYTDIIESGTATAQTIKSHHNVGGLPEDMQFTLIEPLKTLFKDEVRALGTELGMPDDIVWRQPFPGPGLGIRVLGAISEDKLEIVRESDWILREEIKKAGLDREIWQYFTVLPDIRSVGVMGDARTYDYTIGIRAVTSIDGMTSDWARIPWDVLEVISTRIVNEVPHVNRVVYDITSKPPATIEWE
- a CDS encoding NCS2 family permease, which translates into the protein MQKYFQFKELGTSYRQEFIGGVTTFLAMAYILVVNPLTLTLASVEDLPDALRMDYGAVFVATALAAAIGSIVMGLLGKYPLALAPGMGLNAFFAYTVVLGSGIPWEHALGAVFVSGVFFFILTMTGLREKLINAIPVELKHAVGAGIGLFITFVGLQSAQIIVNNDATLVGLGDLTAGPTLLAIFGIVVTVILMTKGVKGGVFYGMIITAVVGMLFNLIDTPEKIVDTVPSLAPTFGAAITSLGDSSFYSTAMVGIVLTFLFVDFFDNAGTLVAVANQAGMIKDNKLPRAGRALISDSIATTVGAVLGTSTVTSYVESSAGVAAGAKTGFASLVTAGLFILSLFFFPLLSVVTAAVTAPALIIVGVLMAASLRKIDWSRFEIAVPSFLTMIVMPLSYSIATGIAVGFIFYPITMIVKGKMKEVHPIMYFFFVIFILYFIFL